One stretch of Heptranchias perlo isolate sHepPer1 chromosome 41, sHepPer1.hap1, whole genome shotgun sequence DNA includes these proteins:
- the nkpd1 gene encoding NTPase KAP family P-loop domain-containing protein 1, which translates to MIGKFADDTKIGHAVDSKEDSCRLKEDINGLVEWAEMWQMEFNAEKNDCHLSSVSRFGLKVCAIPSSPIRFVAASGHAKMSKSEFKGPTEYDTYANCLGKALCYVPTPATVGLYAPWGCGINRLLHKIQKQMTIEALHREKKELARTQEKPRPATGLGFVLLLLHLVFHNPQLTERHQNRKNIRFIFIQFSAWQFAGSEKLWAGLITTLCEGIKNHFGNVPTSIVRALGHQADIEPSNSSHEWESKKFLGIPIWLIFTLLLLLVVALTLAITTFGFSIGEMGTDYIVGLEGVGIGLVGFSALITMKNSIMVGKNIFVSQKDKMESLMNKTDFSTQLGFMNDVKKEVKVLTNFIHYMEVFERRKIRIVLEIMNLDRCMPDKVVGVLDAMNILLSDQDAPFISLLAVDPSIIVACVEKSSSLKGVADNGYEFLNRIVTLPFSVPKMDTQTKLNFLQQVVEGKSALMEESPQQSERFEANKFQENSLESIPLITVSSDYSRPSMQKNKETKPADQIRQAYQCLTDRDNNLHEYIEENFLQMRRIINTIPVTMRLMLERNISMSSFPPQRIAAWVILANGWPCRLSWIWQCLEDAEQRKELGEEKEINDEMLLWTIYENSSDGLKLIQSSIDKLLALDGDPEIFQKFLSTYKFTVKDAKTILPFTINLDYSLKRKMELLLGSKLLGTRGGASLSPTTATSFE; encoded by the exons atgattggcaaatttgcagacgacacaaaaattggccatgcagTGGATAGTAAAGAGGATAGCTGTCGACtcaaagaagatatcaatgggttggtggagtgggcggaaatgtggcaaatggagttcaacgctgagaa AAACGACTGTCACCTGTCTTCAGTCTCCAGGTTCGGCCTGAAAGTCTGTGCGATTCCCAGCTCGCCCATCAGATTTG TTGCAGCTTCAGGACATGCTAAGATGTCCAAAAGTGAATTCAAAG GTCCAACTGAATACGACACTTATGCAAACTGCCTTGGTAAAGCCCTGTGCTACGTTCCCACGCCAGCAACAGTAGGGTTATACGCACCCTGGGGATGTGGAATCAACCGTCTTCTGCACAAAATACAAA AACAAATGACAATAGAAGCGCTTCACAGAGAGAAGAAGGAATTAGCGAGGACCCAGGAGAAGCCTCGGCCAGCCACTGGccttggatttgtcttgcttttgttGCATTTGGTTTTCCACAACCCTCAGCTGACTGAGCGCCATCAAAATCGGAAAAATATCCGATTCATATTCATTCAGTTTAGCGCGTGGCAGTTTGCAGGCAGTGAAAAGTTGTGGGCCGGGCTCATTACCACCCTATGCGAAGGCATTAAAAACCACTTTGGAAACGTTCCAACAAGCATAGTTAGGGCCCTTGGCCACCAGGCTGATATTGAACCTAGCAACTCAAGCCATGAATGGGAGTCCAAAAAATTTCTGGGAATTCCAATATGGCTTATTTTCACTCTTCTCCTATTGCTAGTTGTTGCACTAACACTAGCAATCACAACATTTGGCTTTTCTATTGGTGAGATGGGAACTGATTACATTGTAGGCCTTGAAGGTGTTGGCATTGGATTGGTTGGATTTTCTGCCCTCATTACAATGAAAAACTCAATCATGGTAGGCAAGAATATTTTTGTCAGCCAAAAGGACAAAATGGAGAGCCTAATGAATAAAACAGACTTCAGCACTCAGCTGGGATTCATGAACGATGTAAAGAAAGAAGTTAAAGTTCTTACAAACTTCATCCACTACATGGAAGtctttgaaagaagaaagattcgAATAGTGCTGGAAATCATGAACCTTGACAGGTGCATGCCAGATAAAGTTGTTGGAGTCTTAGATGCTATGAACATCCTGCTTTCAGATCAGGATGCTCCTTTTATTTCACTGCTTGCCGTTGATCCTAGCATCATTGTAGCCTGCGTGGAAAAATCTAGTTCCCTCAAAGGTGTCGCAGACAATGGCTATGAGTTCCTGAACAGGATTGTGACACTACCATTTTCGGTCCCAAAAATGGACACTCAGACCAAACTCAACTTTCTTCAGCAGGTAGTGGAAGGAAAGAGTGCCCTCATGGAAGAGAGCCCACAGCAGTCTGAACGATTTGAAGCGAACAAATTTCAGGAAAATTCTTTGGAAAGCATTCCGCTGATTACAGTGTCTAGTGACTACAGCCGACCTTCTATGCAGAAAAATAAGGAAACGAAGCCAGCTGATCAGATCAGACAGGCTTATCAGTGCTTAACAGACAGAGATAACAACCTCCATGAATACATTGAAGAGAACTTTCTTCAAATGAGGAGGATAATAAACACAATTCCAGTTACAATGAGGCTCATGCTGGAAAGAAACATCTCAATGAGTTCCTTTCCTCCTCAGAGAATTGCTGCATGGGTTATTTTAGCCAACGGCTGGCCATGCCGCCTCAGTTGGATCTGGCAATGCTTGGAAGATGCAGAACAAAGGAAAGAGTTAGGTGAAGAAAAGGAAATTAACGATGAGATGCTTCTGTGGACCATTTATGAAAACTCCTCTGACGGGCTTAAGTTAATACAATCCAGTATCGATAAATTATTGGCACTGGATGGAGATCCTGAAATCTTTCAGAAGTTTCTATCAACCTAtaagttcactgttaaagatgcAAAAACCATTCTGCCGTTTACAATTAATCTAGATTATTCCTTAAAAAGGAAGATGGAATTACTTCTTGGAAGCAAGTTATTAGGGACCAGAGGAGGTGCAAGCTTGTCTCCTACCACTGCTACGAGTTTTGAATGA